atatatatatatagagagagagagagagagagagagagagagagagagagagagagagaaatactGAAAGATACGATAATTaaagaaaaagttaaaaaaagaTAATGGAAAATAAGGTTCTAGATCCTAATCTTAGGGTTTCTTCGGAATCTCCATAATAGTCTTTAGATCAGAGCACATTTCCTCTTGCTTAGCAGCCATAGAACTCTGTTGAGCATCCACCGTATCTCTATGATCTGAAAGATTGGATATCTGAGATCTCATCTTGAATCTGAGTGACCATATGCACTTGAGAATTTTCTATAAAAGCTAATATAGCCTCAAGATGAATCCTCGTCTGACTTGCTGAAGCAACAACTTCGATGAGAAACTCTTCAAATTCTATATGACAGAGTCAATAGAGAGTTTGAAATCAACCAACCTTGTAGAATAGGCTACAATATTCGAGGTACAAATTCTATCAAAGATAAGTCATTTGACCTTGTTATAGAATtcatctctgaatttgaaggtgtttgcatgttggctgcattattggtaaaacatgcCTGGTTGATTGTGTATGTGCAGGTTGCATATTTGTGTGGAGCTAATATacgttttgtagtgaatgtcatgatctatgtcatgacatccgtgtgtgacaacaagagctgttattgtttattaattgtgtttcctgatttatcccttttattagtttaggaaactttttattgagtgctgcaaattTCGTTAAGAATATCctactgacagcacattgtgtaacagacagttagcgtgtgaattaggttaactttgttaaccttaatgtgtttcttaaaaagcccaaggcccaagactgcatataaaaagacctgcaatcctaatttggaatgcagacagaagattgtgtattgtgaagaactgttgttctgtaactgtctcgtgtgatccacgctattatctttgatgattgtgttggaattagtttgtgtttttgttatgTCACTCTAAggttttaagcacgagtgtgtgtctcttgattgaagcttttaagcagatcaaggtgtgtttttgaagtgtgtattctatctgtaattgtttattgtttatgtgtaatcactgttgtgattgagggggagtggaatggagatattccatatctaggtagaacctaggtagaagggtcattgggtagtgattaagtgagaagttgtaaacgaaggagcttagctttgaattgatactactgatagtggacttcatccttggcttggtagccgccagagtaggttgtttgaaccgaactgggtaaacaattctgtgtgttctttactgttttatgttgttttgttattaTTGTTTGTGCTGCATAAttatggatgtcataacatccatttTGACATCgtgcgtgtgttactagaattttcaattggcatcagagcaggcaccctacctgtttacatctgggtgagatctagggataacaaaattctggtactatggagaaggaactgttagtgtttggaaatATACCACCTATCtcggatggctctaactatgactactggaaacctcgtatggtagcagtcattaagtcagtggacagcaaggcctagagagctgttgaaagtggatggaaacatcctgagaaaattctggaagatgggaccactgttctaattcctgaaactcaatggagcaaatctgAAGAAGATTTAGCGTTGggaaattccaaggccctaagtgcacGGTTCAATGGTATTGACAAAAACATCTTCAGACTTGTACAACACTGTGAGatggctaaagaagcttgggatattctcaaaacaacacatgaaggcacgtccaaggtaaagatgtcgagactttaaatacttaccactaagtttgaaaatctcaagatgaaagaggatgaaaccatttatgagttttacatgaatgtccgcaagatttcaaacaactctgcagccttaggtgagaaaatgactgaagaaaaactggtaaggaagatcctcagatcactgcctaagcaatttgatatgaaggtaactgccatagaggaagctcaagacatcagcaacatgaagctggacgaacttcttggttctctccaaacctttgagtcaagcatctgtgagcctgttgaaaagaagagcAAAAGCATTGCGTTTGTCACCAACACAGGTgataattcaaaagaaagcaatggtgtaagtgatgagaatttatcCGATGCTATAgctatagccatgcttggaaagcaattcaacagacttattaaaagggttgatcagaagtctagacccaatgtcaagaacacttcctatGACATCAGTCATACATATGACTCAAGAAAAAGGTTCAAAGATGAGGAGAAACCCTATCTAGGGAAAGgggttcaatgtcatggatgtgaaggattcggacacattagagctgaatgtcctacctaccacaaggagcaaaagaaaggactgactgttacttggtctgacgaagactcagattcagaaaagtaaactgcaaagcatgtcaccgtttcaacaagaatctatgaatcctgatgatgattccagtgatgatgagctaacctttgatgaactagctGCATCGTACGAGAAGTTGTGTAGggagaatgctgaagtctgcaaacaagtggagaagcaagaggtGATCATAAGAGAACTAGAAAATGAGAAgattaaacatcttgcaaccatagactccctcagtagtgaagtaagcatgtttaaccacaaacttgatcaaatgaccaagtcattcaaaatgctgaacaatggatctgatactctagaagaaattctagaatctggacaaagatcaggaGACATGTCTGGAGTGGGATTTGTGGATAAAGAGGAATTAATCTCTAGACTCAGGAGGATAGAATCCAAGAAGTGtgtgactaaccagatgtcaatccaaatgtcacaacatcaaggaaacataagaaggaggcactcaaagaaaaggttccagaagtggaggtgtcatcactgtggaagatttggtcacataaaaccattctgtttcagactatttggatatcTAGACCAAACTCAACAAGTCAAACTTAATCATGATACTTGTAACAGGAAGCAATCTGGGAtagctaagaatgttgctctgaTAGCACACACCGCTCTAAGAATGCccaccaaagaagattggtaccttgacagtggctGCTCAAACCATATGACTGGTAGCACGAACTCACTAGTAAACCTCAAACCCGAGGGATccaactatgtgactcttggtgatggagatgtAAGATAAATCAAAGGTGTTGGCATGATAGAATGTCAGGGTGATCCTAACTTACATAATGTTCTACTTGTGCAAGGACTGGCCAcaaaccttataagcatcagtcaGTTGTGTGATGAAGGATTCAATTCTAGGTTCACCAAAGATGAGTGTATCATCACTAATGAAGCAAATGAGGAAGTCATGAAGGTATTTAGATCTAAGGATAATTGCTATCTACGTAAGCCTGACACACCTGTCCACCCCTCTGACTACTCCATGATCAAAGAAGAATTAAAAATGTACCATCACGAATTTGATCAATCGGATAAAGAATCCTATGTTGGTGATCTCACTATAAGTGAACTGTCTACTGGTTTTTCTGAGACATGTGTAATGAATGAGAAACTGTATGCAAAAGTAAGGGAGTACAGAAGTATCAATAGATTTCTGCTAGAAGAAAGAGTAAGCCTTGTGATGGACATTACAGATCGGGAGAGAAAACTGGAAAAGTCAAATGTGAGCAATAATCCTAAAGGACTGTCTGAAAGCAATGTCACAGAGAATGTTACAACAACATCTAAAGACAATGTGACAGAAAAGGGTGTGTTGGGTATCTGCTACCAAAACTTATTATAGCAATTAACCAATGTGAGGGAATACTATTTGGGCTTTGTAAAACTCCATGTTTTGAAATTTCCCTCAGTGTGCATATAAAACTCCCTCGATCCCCTAGTATTCTAAAAATGGCAAACCTTCCTAGTAGTTTTGCTAGCTACTCTCTGAGGTTGATCTACTTCTATTGCTCTCATAAGTGTGAAACAAGTTCTGGTTCTCTAAGGTTCAGAATGTCTCTGCAATAAAATGATGAATCTCCCGCTTCAGACTCAACAACAccggaagagtcctctaaccctaATAGGGTCCTTAAGGTTGTCCCTTTAAGGACGATTAGCAGTGACGAAGTAAAGGCAACAAAGCCTAAAACGACTCATGCAAAATGACCTAATGAGGGTATTCACAACAAGGGTACCAAATCCTCAGCATCTGCTACCATGgaggaacttactaaagaaggatCCAAATATGTCGATAGCGCAATTACCAGGATTGTTACTCGTATTCTGAAGGAGAATCATCAAGTTATTGGAATATCTATTCCTCTTCAAACCATAATGGCTGATCCCCTCAATAACACCAGTAAGGCTGAGGTTGTTCACACGGTTGATAGTGACCTAGAAATCAACAAGGATGAACAAGGGGTTACTAAGAATACCAATGTCACCAAGGATGTCAATGACATTGACAATAATGAGCACCCTAAGGCCAATACTGAAACTAATACTAATGTGGTAGACTTAGATGAGTACTCTGACGACGAATTACTTACCTCCTTGAATCCGAGTGTAGCCAACAGGCTAATGACAAGAAGAAAAGGCAAAGTTGTTGTTCAAGGATCACCAAAAGGGAGCACTCAAGTGAACAACCCTGCCAAAGACACTGTCAGGAAGAAGAGTACTTCTGCAGGTCCTGTCAAGAGCAAAGCTGTTACCAAGAGTAAAGGGGTTGGTCCTTCAAAATCTTGGAGCAGGGTcattccaaagaaaagaaaagagcggGAAATTGTTGAACCTGAATCTGATGTTGAAGTAAATGTCCCTAACATTCCATCAAGGAAGAAGCCTACAACCAGTAAGCTTGCTGCTAGCATCCCTGAAGTTATCTTTGATAATGTGTCCTTCCACTATGCCTCTAGTGTCAGCAGATGGAAATATGTTCTCCAAAAGAGATTGGTTGTTGAAAGGGAATTGGCTCCAAATGCTCTTGAAAACAAGGAGGTCTTAGAGCTGATTCAAGAAGCTGGACTGCTAAAAACTGTGTGCAATCTTCCCAAATGTTATGAGAAGCTGGTCAAAGAATTTGTGGTAAACCTATCTAAAGATTGTGGCAATAGCAGAAGTGCAGACTATAGAAAGGTGTTTGTAAGAGGGAAGTGTGTATCGTTCTCTCCTTCTGTGATTAATAAATTCTTGGGAAGAACAGATGAAGCTCAAACCGAGCTGGAAGTAACAGACAACCAAGTCTGTCAAGTGATCATAGCCAAGCAGGTAAAAAGCTGGTCCATGAAAGAGAAGCTAACTGCAAGTAAGCTGAGCATCAAGTATGCAATGCTTCACAAAATAGGAGCACCTAATTAGGTTCCAACAAATCACAAGTCCACTATCTCAATTGTGCTTGGTAGATTTCTGTATGCTGTAGGAACAAAGGAAAAGTTTGATTATGGAGCATATATTTTTGACCAAACCATGAAGCATGCTGGAAGCTTCAGTATTAAGGGTCCAATCGCCTTTCCATCCCTCTTGAGTGGTATAATTCTGGATCAATATTCAAACATTCTCAATGAACATGATGTAGTGTGCAAAAGAGAAAGTCCCTTGGCTTTCCATTACAAACTGTTTCAAGGAAAGCATGTTCCAGACATTGTCATGACATCAGCTGAAACTTCCAAATCTGGAGCATCAGTCAGTAAAGCAGAAGTCATAGCAATACTAAAAGAGAATTGCAAAGAACTGGAATCTAGAAAAATGTCTCTTGAACAAATGATACGTACTCTGGAAATGGATGAGAATGAGGAGTTTGCAGATACTGAAAAGATGGAAGATAAAGATGATCAAGAATTGGAAGAAGAAAGTGCTAGTCCTGCTCATGACTCTGAGAAAGAAAGTTCTTCAGACACCTCAGCTAGATCTGACACTAAGCAGTAATTGCAACTAGAGTCTAGtgtgtttatttttgttttgtttgatttgttcttTTGCATTTAGTTCCGTCTTTTTTTTTTACGGTCAGTTTAAATTTTTGGACTTGTTTAAACTCGTTGAGCGAGGAGTTTTCTTTTGGTTTTGTCaacatttgtggccaaacagAGGGAGAAGTATTATGTGTCACCCCataacaacaagaatggtggttgtgtgtgatcaacaattctatctgcttatctttgtgttgatttgtttgtgcttgtgctactcttgtggctGTCTGTCTGTTTTTTTCTGAGCACTATGAgcatactggtgatgtatgcTGTTTGTTTGTATTAGCTTGTGTTATTGTGTTTTGGATATTCGCTGCAAGTttttctctggtatggtgtgacaggatgttttagccaaatatttgccaaagggggagattgaaggtgtttgcatgttggttgcattattggtaaaacatacctggttgattgtgtatatgcaggttgcatatttgtgtggagctaatacatgTTTTGTAGTGAAtttcatgatcgatgtcatgacatccgtgtgtgatagcaggagctgttattgtttattaattgtgtttcctgatttatcccttttatcagtttaggaaactttttattgagtgctgcaaatttcgttcagaagatcctactgacagcacattatgtaacagacagttggcgtatgaattaggttaactttgttaaccctaatgtgtttcttaaaaagcccaaggcccaaaaCTGCAAATAAAAAGATctacaatcctaatttggaacgcagacagaagattgtgtattgtgaagaactgttgttctgtaactgtcttGTGTGGTCCatgctattatctttgatgattgcgttggaatta
The Vicia villosa cultivar HV-30 ecotype Madison, WI linkage group LG6, Vvil1.0, whole genome shotgun sequence genome window above contains:
- the LOC131613537 gene encoding uncharacterized protein LOC131613537; the encoded protein is MEELTKEGSKYVDSAITRIVTRILKENHQVIGISIPLQTIMADPLNNTSKAEVVHTVDSDLEINKDEQGVTKNTNVTKDVNDIDNNEHPKANTETNTNVVDLDEYSDDELLTSLNPSVANRLMTRRKGKVVVQGSPKGSTQVNNPAKDTVRKKSTSAGPVKSKAVTKSKGVGPSKSWSRVIPKKRKEREIVEPESDVEVNVPNIPSRKKPTTSKLAASIPEVIFDNVSFHYASSVSRWKYVLQKRLVVERELAPNALENKEVLELIQEAGLLKTVCNLPKCYEKLVKEFVVNLSKDCGNSRSADYRKVFVRGKCVSFSPSVINKFLGRTDEAQTELEVTDNQVCQVIIAKQVKSWSMKEKLTARTKEKFDYGAYIFDQTMKHAGSFSIKGPIAFPSLLSGIILDQYSNILNEHDVVCKRESPLAFHYKLFQGKHVPDIVMTSAETSKSGASVSKAEVIAILKENCKELESRKMSLEQMIRTLEMDENEEFADTEKMEDKDDQELEEESASPAHDSEKESSSDTSARSDTKQ